The Longimicrobium sp. genome includes a window with the following:
- a CDS encoding outer membrane beta-barrel protein: MKKIATGLLALAAVTLAGSAQAQALPVSPFSVEVRGGLAFPTGDLEDVAESGITVGANGTYMFTPMLGLYAGFTYNSFGLGDEAEELGVDGSINTYGLDAGVKAMFASPTLPVTPFVKGGLVYHKLELDVEGLDLGDDDDTDFGLGFEVGGGVMVPLGPRLSFTPAVSYTSFKPNYQGEEEEDEDNVTSFRVDVGLNIRF, translated from the coding sequence ATGAAGAAGATTGCGACGGGGCTGCTGGCGCTTGCCGCCGTGACCCTTGCCGGAAGCGCGCAGGCGCAGGCCCTCCCGGTCTCCCCGTTTTCCGTGGAAGTGCGCGGCGGGCTCGCATTCCCCACCGGTGACCTGGAAGACGTGGCGGAGAGCGGGATCACGGTGGGCGCCAACGGCACCTACATGTTCACCCCGATGCTCGGCCTGTACGCCGGCTTCACCTACAACTCGTTCGGGCTGGGGGATGAGGCCGAAGAGCTCGGCGTGGACGGCAGCATCAACACGTACGGGCTCGATGCCGGCGTCAAGGCCATGTTCGCCAGCCCCACCCTGCCGGTGACCCCCTTCGTAAAGGGCGGCCTGGTGTACCACAAGCTGGAGCTGGACGTCGAGGGGCTGGACCTGGGCGACGACGACGACACCGACTTCGGGCTGGGCTTCGAGGTGGGTGGCGGGGTGATGGTTCCGCTGGGGCCGCGGCTCTCTTTTACGCCCGCGGTGAGCTACACCTCCTTCAAGCCGAACTACCAGGGGGAGGAGGAGGAGGACGAGGACAACGTCACCAGCTTCCGCGTCGACGTGGGACTGAACATCCGCTTCTGA
- a CDS encoding outer membrane beta-barrel protein: MKKTLGLLSLVAAAAFAAPVQAQIPNVTPFAFEVRGGLAFPTGDLKDTEDDVGSVESGVTFGANVTFHFMPMLGIYAGYTHNRFGVEGLEELELTDQGFNAGVRIAVPTPLIPIDPYVKAGLVYNQLSFTFDGDDEDFVDSDRSLGFEIGAGVGIGLGPKLSFTPQVTYSSYAPKYDGENEDDFTVSHIRVDVGLRLRL; the protein is encoded by the coding sequence ATGAAGAAGACGCTCGGGCTCCTTTCGCTGGTAGCCGCGGCCGCGTTCGCGGCTCCGGTGCAGGCACAGATTCCCAACGTGACGCCGTTCGCCTTCGAGGTGCGCGGCGGCCTCGCCTTCCCCACCGGCGACCTCAAGGATACCGAGGACGACGTGGGGTCGGTGGAGTCGGGGGTCACCTTCGGCGCCAACGTGACCTTCCACTTCATGCCGATGCTGGGGATCTACGCCGGCTACACGCACAACCGGTTCGGCGTGGAAGGGCTGGAGGAGCTCGAGCTGACGGACCAGGGCTTCAACGCCGGCGTGCGCATCGCGGTGCCCACGCCGCTCATCCCCATCGACCCGTACGTGAAGGCCGGGCTGGTCTACAACCAGCTCAGCTTCACCTTTGACGGGGACGACGAGGATTTCGTCGACAGCGACCGTTCGCTGGGCTTCGAGATCGGCGCCGGGGTCGGCATCGGGCTGGGGCCGAAGCTGTCGTTCACGCCGCAGGTGACGTACTCGAGCTACGCGCCGAAGTACGATGGCGAGAATGAAGACGACTTCACGGTGAGCCACATCCGGGTGGACGTGGGGCTGCGTCTGCGGCTGTAG